One genomic segment of Hordeum vulgare subsp. vulgare chromosome 2H, MorexV3_pseudomolecules_assembly, whole genome shotgun sequence includes these proteins:
- the LOC123427073 gene encoding pentatricopeptide repeat-containing protein At4g38010-like — protein sequence MPASLRAILASPSPLTARAVAAAQALLLTSGLAADAAVLAHFARRLVSATRAPADAVSALLRLRPRPRCAHPFNALISHLTLSGDPSAAFRAFSVLAAGGDAGRPDGYTLPAALKACARLGGGLREGRQAHAVAFRGGFLGRLPVRNALVTFYGACGECGDARRVFDEMAGRDVVSWTALVSAFVRGGRFTEALAVFGEMDVAPNEGTLASALVACGRLGAVRAGKAVHGWCLKRERQMELIVGNALLDMYVKCEKLDLARRVFDRLLVRDIVSWTVIISGLVHCRLPSEALELFNGMQASGVKPDKVVLSTVLSACASLGALESGRWVHEYIERKGIAWDVHVGTSLVDMYAKCGCLETSLSIFHKMPVKNISSWNALINGFALHGHGREALVYFDRMVASGLPPNEVTFIIVLGACCHTGLVQQGLGLFNLMKNSYKLSPWEEHYGCMVDLLGRAGLIQEAYGLIKVMPMTPAVSTWGALMSACQAHGRVEFSQQILRHVHELEPSGSGVYVLLSNLYALNDRWTDVKRVRGLLSEKGLWKEPGSSLIEVNGKTSEFVVGQTNHQDMDAICAMLFMLMKQIHFDGL from the coding sequence ATGCCGGCAAGCCTCCGCGCCATCCTCGCGTCCCCGAGTCCTCTCACCGCGCGCGCGGTCGCCGCAGCCCAAGCCCTCCTCCTCACCTCGGGCCTCGCCGCGGACGCCGCCGTCCTCGCGCATTTCGCCAGGCGCCTCGTCTCCGCGACGCGAGCGCCCGCGGACGCCGTCTCCGCGCTGCTCCGCCTCCGCCCGCGCCCGCGCTGCGCCCACCCCTTCAACGCCCTCATATCCCACCTCACCCTCTCCGGCGACCCCTCCGCGGCGTTCCGCGCCTTCTCGGTCCTCGCGGCGGGCGGCGACGCCGGGCGGCCCGACGGGTACACGCTCCCGGCCGCGCTCAAGGCGTGCGCGCGGCTCGGCGGCGGCCTCCGCGAGGGCCGCCAGGCGCACGCGGTCGCGTTCAGGGGCGGGTTCCTGGGGCGCCTCCCCGTCCGCAACGCGCTGGTCACGTTCTACGGTGCGTGCGGCGAGTGCGGCGACGCGAGgagggtgttcgatgaaatggccGGGCGGGACGTCGTGTCCTGGACCGCACTGGTGTCCGCGTTCGTCAGGGGAGGGAGGTTCACCGAGGCGCTCGCGGTGTTTGGAGAGATGGACGTCGCGCCGAACGAGGGGACGTTGGCTAGCGCGCTGGTCGCGTGCGGGAGGCTGGGGGCCGTGCGCGCTGGGAAGGCTGTGCACGGGTGGTGTCTTAAGAGGGAGAGGCAGATGGAACTCATCGTTGGGAATGCTCTGTTGGATATGTATGTCAAGTGCGAGAAGTTGGATCTTGCAAGGAGGGTGTTCGACAGGCTCCTGGTGAGGGACATTGTTTCTTGGACGGTCATCATAAGTGGTTTGGTGCACTGCAGGCTTCCGAGCGAGGCATTGGAGCTGTTTAATGGGATGCAGGCATCAGGGGTGAAGCCAGATAAGGTTGTTCTCTCCACTGTCCTCTCAGCTTGTGCGAGCTTAGGCGCGCTGGAGTCTGGGAGGTGGGTGCATGAATATATAGAGCGTAAAGGCATCGCGTGGGATGTGCATGTGGGGACGTCATTGGTTGATATGTACGCAAAATGCGGGTGCTTGGAAACTTCTCTTTCAATCTTCCATAAGATGCCCGTCaagaatatatcatcttggaatgCGTTGATCAATGGGTTCGCATTGCATGGTCATGGTAGGGAAGCTCTTGTGTACTTTGACAGGATGGTGGCTTCAGGCTTGCCCCCCAATGAAGTCACCTTTATAATCGTCCTTGGTGCTTGCTGCCACACAGGTTTGGTGCAACAAGGCCTCGGGTTGTTTAATTTGATGAAAAATTCATACAAGCTCTCGCCATGGGAAGAGCATTACGGTTGCATGGTTGATCTTCTTGGCAGAGCTGGGCTCATCCAGGAGGCATACGGTTTAATTAAGGTCATGCCTATGACGCCTGCTGTGTCCACCTGGGGAGCCCTGATGAGTGCATGCCAAGCTCATGGTCGAGTAGAGTTTTCACAGCAGATTCTAAGGCATGTCCATGAGTTGGAGCCCTCTGGGAGTGGCGTTTATGTACTCCTCTCAAATTTATATGCTCTGAATGATAGATGGACTGATGTAAAGAGGGTGAGAGGTCTGTTGAGTGAAAAAGGCTTGTGGAAGGAGCCAGGATCCAGTTTGATTGAGGTGAATGGTAAGACCAGTGAATTTGTAGTTGGACAGACAAATCATCAAGATATGGATGCGATATGTGCAATGCTTTTCATGCTAATGAAGCAAATACATTTCGATGGGCTGTAA